Proteins co-encoded in one Malus sylvestris chromosome 9, drMalSylv7.2, whole genome shotgun sequence genomic window:
- the LOC126583368 gene encoding uncharacterized protein LOC126583368: protein MAMSPAVLKAGLVIVGLCIAGYIVGPPLYWHFMEGLAAVSHSSSSSSSACPPCTCDCSSQPLLSIPIGLSNISLADCAKHDPEVNEDTEKNFVDLLTEELKLREAEALETQQRADMALLEAKKIASQYQKEADKCSSGMETCEEAREKAEATLEAQRKQTALWELRARQRGWKEGLTKSNTQTQGNVQTV from the exons ATGGCGATGAGTCCGGCGGTGCTGAAGGCGGGGCTGGTGATAGTTGGGCTGTGCATAGCCGGGTACATAGTGGGGCCGCCTCTATACTGGCACTTCATGGAGGGCTTAGCCGCCGTCTCCcactcttcttcctcctcctcttccgcTTGCCCTCCTTGCACCTGCGATTGCTCTTCTCAGCCTCTCCTCTCCATCCCCATTG GACTCAGCAACATTTCCCTTGCAG ACTGTGCAAAGCATGATCCAGAGGTGAATGAAGACACTGAGAAGAACTTTGTGGATCTTTTGACCGAGGAGTTGAAGCTTAGGGAAGCTGAAGCTTTGGAAACTCAGCAACGAGCTGATATGGCTCTACTAGAGGCTAAAAAGATTGCATCCCAGTATCAAAAGGAAGCAGACAAGTGCAGTTCAGGGATGGAAACATGTGAAGAAGCAAGGGAGAAAGCTGAAGCAACATTAGAGGCGCAGCGGAAACAGACAGCATTATGGGAGCTCAGGGCTCGTCAGAGAGGGTGGAAAGAAGGGCTTACAAAGTCTAACACTCAGACGCAAGGAAATGTCCAGACTGTGTAG
- the LOC126583360 gene encoding fatty acid hydroperoxide lyase, chloroplastic-like produces the protein MAFMMSTTPGIPPSPSPPTLSHQQPPASLPVRTIPGTYGWPLLGPISDRLDYFWFQGPETFFKKRTKKYKSTVFRTNVPPSFPLFVNVNPNVIAVLDCKSFSYMFDMELVEKKNVLVGDFMPSVKFTGNLRTCAYLDTSEPQHSQIKNFAMDILKRSSKTWVPELTANLSTFFDTIEADVSKDGSASYLIPLQKFMFKFLTKCLVGADPASSPKIAKSGYAMLDRWLALQLLPTVKIGVLQPLEEILLHSFAYPSFLVSGDYNQLYQFIEEHGKEVVKRGETDFGLTKEVTIHNLLFVLGFNAYGGFSVFLPSLIGKIASDTTGLQAKIVKEVRENAGSTLSFDSVKNLQLVQSVVYEALRLNPPVPLQFARARKDFQLSSHDSAFDIKKGELLCGFQQQVMRDEKVFDEPDTFKPDRFMKNKELLNYLYWSNGPQTGSPSESNKQCAAKDSVTLTATLLVAYVFQRYDSITGSGTSITALEKAK, from the exons aTGGCTTTCATGATGAGCACAACCCCCGGCATCCCACCGTCACCGTCACCACCAACGCTCTCTCACCAACAACCACCAGCATCTCTGCCAGTCCGTACAATCCCCGGAACGTATGGCTGGCCGCTCCTGGGCCCCATCTCGGACCGCCTGGACTACTTCTGGTTCCAGGGTCCCGAAACATTCTTCAAGAAGCGCACCAAGAAGTACAAGAGCACGGTGTTCCGCACAAATGTCCCTCCCAGCTTCCCGCTATTCGTCAACGTCAACCCCAACGTCATCGCCGTCCTCGACTGCAAGTCCTTCTCGTACATGTTCGACatggagttggtcgagaagaaGAATGTTCTTGTCGGCGACTTCATGCCGAGTGTTAAGTTCACCGGCAACTTGAGGACCTGCGCTTATCTTGATACATCCGAACCCCAACACTCCCAG ATCAAAAACTTTGCCATGGACATCTTGAAAAGAAGCTCCAAGACATGGGTGCCAGAGCTCACTGCCAACCTCTCAACCTTCTTTGACACAATAGAAGCAGACGTCTCCAAAGATGGGAGTGCCAGCTATTTGATCCCACTTCAGAAGTTCATGTTCAAGTTTCTCACTAAATGCTTAGTTGGAGCTGACCCGGCAAGCTCGCCCAAGATAGCAAAGTCCGGCTACGCCATGCTTGACCGGTGGCTCGCCCTCCAGCTCCTCCCCACAGTCAAGATTGGTGTGCTTCAGCCCCTGGAGGAGATTCTCCTCCATTCTTTTGCATACCCTTCTTTTCTAGTCAGTGGAGACTACAACCAGCTTTACCAGTTTATAGAAGAACATG GTAAAGAAGTGGTAAAGAGAGGTGAAACCGATTTCGGACTGACCAAAGAAGTAACAATTCACAACCTTCTCTTTGTACTTGGTTTCAATGCATATGGTGGGTTTTCTGTCTTTCTGCCAAGTTTGATAGGCAAAATAGCAAGCGACACCACCGGTTTACAAGCCAAAATAGTCAAGGAAGTCAGAGAAAACGCCGGTTCAACTTTGAGTTTCGACTCGGTGAAAAACTTGCAACTGGTTCAGTCCGTAGTGTACGAAGCCCTCCGGCTCAACCCACCGGTGCCTCTCCAATTTGCCCGAGCCAGGAAGGACTTCCAACTCAGTTCACACGACTCGGCCTTTGACATCAAGAAGGGTGAGTTGCTCTGTGGGTTTCAACAACAGGTCATGAGGGATGAGAAAGTCTTCGATGAACCGGACACGTTTAAACCGGACCGGttcatgaagaacaaagagttacTGAACTACTTGTACTGGTCCAACGGACCGCAGACCGGTTCACCAAGTGAGTCCAACAAACAGTGCGCTGCAAAGGACTCGGTGACCCTCACTGCCACTTTGCTTGTGGCATATGTATTTCAAAGATATGATTCAATCACAGGGAGCGGTACTTCAATCACAGCCCTTGAGAAGGCCAAGTGA
- the LOC126583355 gene encoding condensin complex subunit 2 → MADTLSPNPATQKQRLPMAARLQSPTSPFFLGSNDDHRERAQARAARAAAIRRKSIALNLPPHQGDPDPGLGKEQILELFQNCIKLASENKINQKNTWELNLIDHLTDIIKVEEENDAETNFQKASCTLEAGVKIYSMRVDSVHSEAYKVLGGMNRAGQEDEQDTSAEDANADNGKDAANSKHETQKKISPLSTLESSFEALNVKKFDVAFAVDPLYHQTSAQFDEGGAKGLLMNNLGVYGGCRVLFDSSEVPGKCIASDNQLDKSDTIDLSFASEYVEQMVLNMRIKDEISPTLRSLVDRFDEDNRRPPDIYTCDQESAEQVDAAYNNEADFDCDVSENCGNWDYDHDDQTSVVEEGLNCESSTLPSYHEENEPGAYHELDTNERLEKVDGYLFLSLGFTSKQNAWAGPDHWKYRKTKVPENDPPAEQPETAKQKKTKAQQDLDFTKSLEEEFSDIFAPPKNPKSLLLPANRAPCNTKLPEDCHYQPEELIKLFLLPQVKCLGRRCRKSSDESGQQCDDDGQFPYYDDESGLGGQDDDGNIHSDVEDFSTLVSQPRQVNKIEVQYDKTSKQVDVQALKETLWNHVQESVQTSIQGEEQLVSFKQMLGNFPGDCRAAETINDISPHLCFICLLHLANEHGLRILGSTSLDDLSIHLT, encoded by the exons ATGGCCGACACTCTGAGCCCTAATCCGGCAACCCAAAAGCAGAGGCTCCCAATGGCCGCTCGTCTCCAGTCTCCAACGAGCCCCTTCTTCCTCGGCTCCAACGACGACCACCGCGAGCGTGCGCAGGCTCGCGCAGCACGCGCCGCGGCGATAAGAAGAAAGTCCATTGCGCTCAATCTGCCGCCACATCAGGGCGACCCCGATCCCGGCCTCGGCAAGGAGCAGATCCTCGAGCTGTTCCAGAATTGCATCAAACTTGCCAGTGAAAAT AAAATTAATCAGAAAAATACATGGGAGCTGAATTTGATAGACCATTTAACGGATATTATTAAGGTTGAAGAGGAAAACGATGCAGAGACGAATTTTCAAAAG GCCAGCTGCACTCTTGAAGCTGGAGTCAAAATTTACTCAATGAGGGTGGATTCAGTACACTCTGAGGCATATAAGGTCCTTGGTGGGATGAATAGAGCAGGCCAAGAAGACGAACAAG ATACCAGTGCAGAGGATGCCAATGCTGACAATGGAAAAGATGCGGCTAATTCCAAGCATGAGACGCAGAAAAAG ATATCTCCCTTATCAACGCTGGAATCATCTTTTGAGGCTCTAAATGTGAAAAAGTTTGACG TTGCATTTGCAGTTGATCCCCTCTATCATCAGACGTCTGCACAATTTGATGAAGGTGGGGCCAAGGGTCTTTTAATGAATAATCTTGGAGTGTATGGTGGATGCAGAGTGCTCTTTGATTCTTCTGAAGTACCAGGGAAGTGCATAGCATCTGATAATCAACTCGATAAATCAGATACCATTGATCTTTCTTTTGCTAGTG AATATGTAGAACAGATGGTATTGAACATGCGAATCAAAGATGAAATTTCACCAACTCTCAGGAGTTTAGTTGATCGATTTGATGAGGATAACAGAAGGCCACCAGATATATATACATGTGATCAAGAATCAGCAGAGCAAGTTGATGCTGCCTATAACAATGAAGCTGATTTTGATTGTGATGTATCTGAGAATTGCGGGAACTGGGATTATGATCATGATGACCAAACAAGTGTCGTGGAGGAGGGCCTTAACTGTGAAAGTTCAACTCTCCCTAGTTATCATGAG GAAAATGAACCGGGTGCCTACCATGAACTTGATACGAATGAGAGACTTGAGAAAGTTGATGGGTATTTGTTCTTAAGTCTTGGATTTACTTCAAAACAAAATGCTTGGGCAGGTCCTGATCATTGGAAGTATCGAAAAACTAAAG TTCCCGAGAATGATCCTCCTGCAGAACAACCAGAAACAGCTAAACAAAAGAAGACCAAAGCACAGCAGGATCTTGATTTCACAAAATCCTTGGAAGAAGAGTTCTCAGATATTTTTGCTCCTCCCAAAAATCCAAAATCCTTACTGCTCCCTGCAAATAGAGCACCCTGTAATACAAAACTTCCTGAGGATTGCCACTATCAACCAGAGGAGCTTATAAAGCTATTTCTTCTACCTCAAGTAAAG TGCCTTGGAAGGCGATGCAGGAAGTCCTCAG ATGAATCCGGGCAACAATGTGACGATGATGGGCAATTTCCATACTACGATGATGAAAGTGGACTTGGGGGCCAAGATGATGACGGAAATATCCATAGTGATGTGGAGGACTTTAGCACACTTGTTTCTCAGCCTCGCCAG GTAAACAAAATTGAAGTCCAGTATGACAAGACTTCCAAACAAGTCGATGTCCAGGCTTTGAAAGAAACTCTTTGGAACCATGTACAAGAATCTGTTCAAACATCAATCCAG GGTGAAGAACAATTGGTATCCTTCAAACAAATGTTGGGCAACTTTCCGGGTGACTGCAGGGCTGCTGAAACTATCAATGACATCTCCCCTCACCTGTGTTTCATCTGCCTTCTACATTTGGCCAATGAGCATGGTTTGAGGATCCTGGGCTCCACCAGTCTGGATGATCTCAGCATTCACCTTACCTGA
- the LOC126583363 gene encoding glycosyltransferase BC10-like isoform X2 → MRGKVTMAKKRASSASMSRLLSFVSRLFIVLSILLCLLAFLRLIHSQSKDQPPVFASPTRFPAVIHDNQFEGPPKVAFLFLARRDLPLDFLWNTFFKNGDAANFSIYIHSEPGFVFDEPTTRSAFFHGRQLNNSIQVGWGESSMIEAERILLQEALLDPANQRFVLLSDSCVPLYNFSYIYNYIISSPKSFVDSFVDGHAFRYDPKMAPTIPKERWRKGSQWIALVRRHAEIIVNDKTVFPVFRKFCKRWPPGDLKWRRKLLAFNFDIKYILQTFEQKRNCIPDEHYVQTLLAISGLEDELERRALTYTSWNQSAVGSKKISWHPIKFDFADAGPQKIREIKDIDHVYDESEGQTEFCRANSKVAPCYLFARKFTLGAAVRIMREGVVGPYDVPSKPNIY, encoded by the exons ATGAGAGGAAAAGTAACCATGGCCAAGAAGAGAGCTTCTTCAGCATCCATGAGCCGGCTTTTGAGCTTCGTTTCAAGGCTATTCATCGTTCTCAGCATCTTGCTATGTCTATTGGCTTTCCTTAGACTAATCCATTCTCAGTCCAAGGACCAACCACCAGTCTTTGCATCCCCAACAAGGTTTCCCGCTGTCATTCATGATAATCAGTTTGAAGGCCCTCCAAAAGttgctttcctcttccttgcccgCCGGGATCTTCCTCTTGATTTTCTTTGGAACACCTTCTTCAAG AATGGTGATGCGGCAAATTTCTCGATTTATATCCATTCGGAGCCTGGTTTTGTGTTTGATGAACCAACCACAAGGTCTGCTTTCTTTCATGGTCGACAGTTGAACAACAGCATTCAG GTAGGGTGGGGGGAATCGAGCATGATAGAAGCAGAGCGCATACTACTCCAAGAAGCTCTGCTCGATCCAGCAAATCAAAGATTTGTCCTCCTTTCAGACAG CTGTGTACCTCTATACAACTTCAGTTACATTTACAACTACATAATCTCTTCTCCGAAAAGCTTTGTAGACAG CTTTGTCGATGGTCATGCATTTCGTTATGATCCGAAGATGGCACCTACTATACCTAAGGAGAGATGGCGTAAAGGATCCCAG TGGATAGCTTTGGTGAGAAGACATGCAGAAATCATCGTCAATGACAAGACCGTCTTTCCCGTCTTCAGGAAATTCTGTAAG CGATGGCCGCCTGGAGATTTAAAATGGAGGAGGAAACTTCTT GCATTCAATTTCGATATCAAGTATATATTGCAGACATTTGAGCAAAAACGCAATTGTATCCCCGATGAACATTATGTCCAGACACTACTTGCA ATAAGTGGACTCGAGGACGAACTTGAACGAAGAGCACTGACCTACACATCATGGAATCAGTCAGCAGTAGGAAGTAAAAAGATATCTTGGCACCCTATAAAGTTTGATTTTGCAGATGCAGGGCCTCAAAAGATCAGGGAAATTAAG GATATCGATCATGTATACGACGAGTCCGAGGGCCAAACAGAGTTCTGCCGCGCAAATTCCAAAGTCGCTCCTTGCTACTTGTTTGCAAGAAAATTCACTCTTGGAGCTGCTGTGCGGATTATGAGAGAAGGTGTGGTTGGTCCTTATGATGTTCCTTCAAAACCAAATATATATTAG
- the LOC126583363 gene encoding glycosyltransferase BC10-like isoform X1 encodes MRGKVTMAKKRASSASMSRLLSFVSRLFIVLSILLCLLAFLRLIHSQSKDQPPVFASPTRFPAVIHDNQFEGPPKVAFLFLARRDLPLDFLWNTFFKNGDAANFSIYIHSEPGFVFDEPTTRSAFFHGRQLNNSIQKNLFQVGWGESSMIEAERILLQEALLDPANQRFVLLSDSCVPLYNFSYIYNYIISSPKSFVDSFVDGHAFRYDPKMAPTIPKERWRKGSQWIALVRRHAEIIVNDKTVFPVFRKFCKRWPPGDLKWRRKLLAFNFDIKYILQTFEQKRNCIPDEHYVQTLLAISGLEDELERRALTYTSWNQSAVGSKKISWHPIKFDFADAGPQKIREIKDIDHVYDESEGQTEFCRANSKVAPCYLFARKFTLGAAVRIMREGVVGPYDVPSKPNIY; translated from the exons ATGAGAGGAAAAGTAACCATGGCCAAGAAGAGAGCTTCTTCAGCATCCATGAGCCGGCTTTTGAGCTTCGTTTCAAGGCTATTCATCGTTCTCAGCATCTTGCTATGTCTATTGGCTTTCCTTAGACTAATCCATTCTCAGTCCAAGGACCAACCACCAGTCTTTGCATCCCCAACAAGGTTTCCCGCTGTCATTCATGATAATCAGTTTGAAGGCCCTCCAAAAGttgctttcctcttccttgcccgCCGGGATCTTCCTCTTGATTTTCTTTGGAACACCTTCTTCAAG AATGGTGATGCGGCAAATTTCTCGATTTATATCCATTCGGAGCCTGGTTTTGTGTTTGATGAACCAACCACAAGGTCTGCTTTCTTTCATGGTCGACAGTTGAACAACAGCATTCAG AAAAATTTGTTTCAGGTAGGGTGGGGGGAATCGAGCATGATAGAAGCAGAGCGCATACTACTCCAAGAAGCTCTGCTCGATCCAGCAAATCAAAGATTTGTCCTCCTTTCAGACAG CTGTGTACCTCTATACAACTTCAGTTACATTTACAACTACATAATCTCTTCTCCGAAAAGCTTTGTAGACAG CTTTGTCGATGGTCATGCATTTCGTTATGATCCGAAGATGGCACCTACTATACCTAAGGAGAGATGGCGTAAAGGATCCCAG TGGATAGCTTTGGTGAGAAGACATGCAGAAATCATCGTCAATGACAAGACCGTCTTTCCCGTCTTCAGGAAATTCTGTAAG CGATGGCCGCCTGGAGATTTAAAATGGAGGAGGAAACTTCTT GCATTCAATTTCGATATCAAGTATATATTGCAGACATTTGAGCAAAAACGCAATTGTATCCCCGATGAACATTATGTCCAGACACTACTTGCA ATAAGTGGACTCGAGGACGAACTTGAACGAAGAGCACTGACCTACACATCATGGAATCAGTCAGCAGTAGGAAGTAAAAAGATATCTTGGCACCCTATAAAGTTTGATTTTGCAGATGCAGGGCCTCAAAAGATCAGGGAAATTAAG GATATCGATCATGTATACGACGAGTCCGAGGGCCAAACAGAGTTCTGCCGCGCAAATTCCAAAGTCGCTCCTTGCTACTTGTTTGCAAGAAAATTCACTCTTGGAGCTGCTGTGCGGATTATGAGAGAAGGTGTGGTTGGTCCTTATGATGTTCCTTCAAAACCAAATATATATTAG
- the LOC126583371 gene encoding uncharacterized protein LOC126583371 isoform X1, producing the protein MDEVMTAADATTSSSPSMAAAIPSNLALLAALLACALAQFLKLFTTWYKEKRWDSKKMLDSGGMPSSHSATVTALAVTVGLEDGTGGPAFAIAFVLACIVMYDASGVRLHAGRQAELLNQIVCELPPEHPLSSVRPLRDSLGHTPLQVAAGAVLGCIVAYLMSNTK; encoded by the exons ATGGACGAGGTGATGACGGCTGCGGATGCGACGACGTCGTCTTCGCCGTCGATGGCGGCGGCGATCCCATCGAACCTCGCTCTCCTCGCTGCGCTCCTAGCATGCGCTCTCGCTCAGTTCCTCAAGCTCTTCACCACCTG GTACAAAGAAAAGAGATGGGACTCTAAGAAAATGCTCGATTCCGGCGGGATGCCGTCGTCACATTCCGCCACGGTGACGGCTCTGGCCGTCACCGTTGGCCTTGAGGACGGCACCGGAGGACCTGCCTTCGCCATTGCCTTTGTCTTAGCTTGCATT GTTATGTATGATGCCTCAGGAGTGAGACTTCATGCTGGTCGGCAAGCCGAG TTGCTGAACCAAATTGTGTGTGAGCTTCCTCCAGAGCATCCTTTGTCCAGCGTTAGACCTCTGCGCGATTCACTTGGACATACTCCGCTACAG GTTGCTGCAGGTGCTGTGTTGGGATGCATAGTAGCTTACCTAATGAGTAACACCAAATAA
- the LOC126583371 gene encoding uncharacterized protein LOC126583371 isoform X2, which translates to MDEVMTAADATTSSSPSMAAAIPSNLALLAALLACALAQFLKLFTTWYKEKRWDSKKMLDSGGMPSSHSATVTALAVTVGLEDGTGGPAFAIAFVLACIVMYDASGVRLHAGRQAESILCPALDLCAIHLDILRYRLLQVLCWDA; encoded by the exons ATGGACGAGGTGATGACGGCTGCGGATGCGACGACGTCGTCTTCGCCGTCGATGGCGGCGGCGATCCCATCGAACCTCGCTCTCCTCGCTGCGCTCCTAGCATGCGCTCTCGCTCAGTTCCTCAAGCTCTTCACCACCTG GTACAAAGAAAAGAGATGGGACTCTAAGAAAATGCTCGATTCCGGCGGGATGCCGTCGTCACATTCCGCCACGGTGACGGCTCTGGCCGTCACCGTTGGCCTTGAGGACGGCACCGGAGGACCTGCCTTCGCCATTGCCTTTGTCTTAGCTTGCATT GTTATGTATGATGCCTCAGGAGTGAGACTTCATGCTGGTCGGCAAGCCGAG AGCATCCTTTGTCCAGCGTTAGACCTCTGCGCGATTCACTTGGACATACTCCGCTACAG GTTGCTGCAGGTGCTGTGTTGGGATGCATAG